Part of the Clostridia bacterium genome is shown below.
CGATAGGTTCCGGGCAGATGTTTGGGCAAGGTTTGTTCAATGACAATGCATTGAGTAAGTTAAACTTTATACCTGAAAAACAAACGGATTTTATTTTTTCGGTATTGGGTGAATCCCTTGGGTTTGTCGGGTGTATAGGGTTAATTTTGTTATATTTTATAATGATAATGAGGATTATTAGAATCTCAAGGTTGGCAAAGGATAAATTTGGACAGCTAATCGCCATAGGTGTAGTATCTGTCTTAATGTTTCAAATTTTTGAAAATATAGGTATGAACGTAGGGATTATGCCTGTAACGGGTATCCCTCTTCCGTTTGTAAGCTATGGGGGAAGTTCTTTACTAGTTTCAATGATTTCGATAGGTATTGTATTGAATGTTGGTATGAGGAGAAATGTAATTAAATTTTGACAGTAATAGGGGGGATATTATGGATGTAGCATTGATCGCACATGATAAAAAAAAGAGTTTAATGATTGATCTGTGCATTGCATATAGAGATATTCTTACAAATCATAACCTGTATGCTACAGGAACAACGGGAAAATTGATAATAGAGAACACCGGGCTTAAAGTTCATAGGTTTTTATCTGGTCCGATGGGTGGAGATCAGCAAATAGGCTCGCTGATTGCATACAATAAGATGGATGTGGTGATATTTATGAGGGATCCATTAACTGCTCAACCCCATGAACCTGATGTAAACGCGCTACTGCGGTTATGTGATGTGCACAATATACCACTGGCCACTAACATGGCAACTGCTGAGGTTATGATAAAGGCATTGGAGAGAGGAGATTTGGATTGGAGGAAGGTAGTGAATCCTTCTGATAAAAAGGATTGATTGTATACTATAAGAGGATGCGTGAAAGGCGGCGCATCCTTTTTTGTATTTATATAATATAATGCACTAAATTGAGGAGCTCTGAAGGTATTATATATACTGGTGCTGGTATTTCAAAAGTTGATTATCTATATATCATGCCAATGTTCGAGTAATATTATCAATCACAATTAAATATATTATATTAAGCAGGAGGTGGTATAGTGGATAAAATAAAGTTGGACAGAGAACAATTAAAGGAAAAGATTCTCGAAAGAAGCAGAGAGCTTAGGACCCGCTATAATATACAAAAAGACGATGAAGAAAGCGGTACAGGAGACGTTATGCTCAAAAAGTTAGGGATATGTGTGGTAATAGTATTGATTGTATTATTGATAAAGAGTATAAATACTCCTTTTACACAATCGGTTACGGATGGAATAAGGAGTGTAATCACTAGTTCTTTTGATATAGAGAAGAACATTGGCAAACTTAAATTTGTAGATGAGGTATTTCCTAATTTTACACAAAAAATTTCTCAAGTTTTTAGTGAAGAACAGGGGGATTTTGAATCTTCGGAAGATGAGATTACAACAGAGGATATAGAGCAAGAACAAGTGAATTCAGGAACTCATATATATTTTATAGCTCCGCTAGAGGGTAGTTTGCAACGAAAGTTTGGAAAAGCGAAACATCCTATATACGATAAAGATGTAATGAATTACGGAATAGATATAGCCGGAGAAGATAATAGTCCGGTGTTTGCAGTTTATGATGGTGAGGTGGTTGAAACAGGGACAAATAATGAATATAAGAATTATATAAAGATAAAGCATGAAAAGGACACATATACTATATACAGCAATTGTTCTAATATTTTGGTACAAA
Proteins encoded:
- a CDS encoding methylglyoxal synthase, with protein sequence MDVALIAHDKKKSLMIDLCIAYRDILTNHNLYATGTTGKLIIENTGLKVHRFLSGPMGGDQQIGSLIAYNKMDVVIFMRDPLTAQPHEPDVNALLRLCDVHNIPLATNMATAEVMIKALERGDLDWRKVVNPSDKKD
- a CDS encoding M23 family metallopeptidase — encoded protein: MDKIKLDREQLKEKILERSRELRTRYNIQKDDEESGTGDVMLKKLGICVVIVLIVLLIKSINTPFTQSVTDGIRSVITSSFDIEKNIGKLKFVDEVFPNFTQKISQVFSEEQGDFESSEDEITTEDIEQEQVNSGTHIYFIAPLEGSLQRKFGKAKHPIYDKDVMNYGIDIAGEDNSPVFAVYDGEVVETGTNNEYKNYIKIKHEKDTYTIYSNCSNILVQKGDIVKQSDIIGNIGKNSYLHFEVIVNQQRLDPLKFIKPENKIVK